The Kribbella sp. NBC_00662 nucleotide sequence ACCGTGCTCACGCTGACCCTGACCGGCCTCGCCGCCGACAGCCCGCTCGGGACCGGCCGGTCGGCAAAGCCTTACCGCCGCCTCGGCTCCATCGTCGCGATGCTCGCCGGCGCTGCGATCGGCGCGCTGCTCCTGCGCGAGACCACCGCCTGGGTGATCGTCCTGGCGGGTGCCGTGGTCGCCGCGGCGGCGCTCGTCTTCGTGCTGGCCCCCGCCGACTGACTGCCCGCCGGGGAATGTCAGGTGCGCCCGGTCTGTTGGACTTGATAGTGTGGATCTTCCACCACCCTCCGGGGCGGTGGGAGTTTGACAACTCAACAGGGGGTGAACGGTTTCGACTTTGGACGTTGGTTCCAAGGGAAGCGGGCCGAGGATCCAGGGTTATCTCGTTAACGATCTCTGGAAACCAATAAGTGCCAATACATCGCGCACTAGCTACGCTCTCGCCGCCTGACGGCCGAGCACTAAAGTAGCGGTCAGCCCGGGGATGCTTCCGACCCGGTTCCTGGCCTCAGCTAGGAAGCTTGCTGTGCTAGCCCGGTCACGGGGTTAGCACGGGACATTCACAGTGACTGAGCCTGTCAGCGAGATGTCTGTACAAACGCTGGGGCTGAGAAAAACGCCATTCAGACTGCGCCCGGAGAAGTCTTGGAACCCCGCCGAAGGACGCGGGTTCGATTCCCGCCACCTCCACCCCTTGAGAACGCGCAGGCCAGCCCAGCTGACCTGCGCGTTCTGCTGTCTACGGCCAACTCAGCGTGTCGGAGCACGTATTTCGTGTCAGTGGGAAGACAGGGGCGTGCCAGGGGTGTTGGGCATGGTAGGGGTGTGAATCAGGGAGGGTTGGGGATGGCGCGTTCAGAGGTGTGGCGGCGGGGTCTGGTGGCCGGGGTTGAGGTTTCCAGCACTGGGCGTGGGCCCGGGGTGGTGGTTGTGCCGGGGAACAATCGGCGGGCTCATCACTACGAGCGGTTGGCGCGAGGGCTGGCTGGGGTTCATACGGTGCACGTGGTTGAGCGGCGGGGGCGTGGCGCGAGTGCGCCGCGGGATACGGCGTACTCGGTGGAGACCGAGGCCGATGATGTGCTCGCGGTTCTGGAGCACACGGGGGCCGGGGTGGTGTTCGGGCACAGTTACGGTGGGTTGATCGCGCTGCACGTGGGGCTGCGGCGGTCGTTGGATGCGTTGATCGCGTATGAACCGGGCGTGAGTATCGGCGGGTCGTTCGATGCCAGTTGGCTGGATGCGTTCACGCGGCAGCTCGGGGACGGGCGGCAGGTCGCGGCGATGGCGACGTTCCTCAGGGGGACCGATCTGTTGCCGTTCCGGGCGGCGCCGTTGCTGTGGGCAATTTCCTTGGTGATGTTGCGGGGGCCGGGTGGGCACGAGACGCGGGACATGATGCCGACGACGCCGGCCGAGATCGCCGAGATCGTTCGGCTCGACTCCGACGGGAGCCGGTACGCCGGGATCGCGTCGCGGACCCTTCTCCTCGGTGGTGAGAAGTCGCCCGCGTACCTGACCGGAGTACTCCCGCAGCTCGCGTCGATCCTCCCGAGCGCCGACTACACGATCCTGCCCGGCCTCGACCACAACGCGCCGGACGAGAACGCCGCGGACGTCATCGCGCAGCAGATCCGGCTGCACCTGGTCCGCGGGGAGCGCCACGGGTACGTCGACCACGAGTCGGTGGAGTACGGCATTCACCCGGCGGACGAGCGGGTGTCGATCCATCGGGATTGACGATGGATCGACGGCGGTGGACATTCGCTGTGTGAGCACGGCCGAACAGGACGCCCAGGCGTTCGCTGACCTCTTCCGTGAGACGTACCTGCGTTTTCACCGACGCGACGGCAAGCGGAACGAGATGTCCGGCGCGAGCCGGGCCGTTCTGCAGCACCTTTCGCAGACAGGTCCGCTGACCGTCGGCGACATCGCGCTGCACCTCGACCGGGCGCAGTCCGTCGTCAGCGACATCGTGACCCAGCTCGAGTCCAAGGGCGTGCTGGAGCGTGAGCGCGATCCGCAGGACCGGCGCCGCACGCTGGTGTGGCTGTCGCCGGAGGGCTTCGACGTACTGCGTGCCGATCGAGACGTACTCGGCGTCGCCACCCTGGCCGAGTCGTTCGCCCAGCTGTCACCCGGCGACCGTGCCGCGCTGCTCACCACCCTGACCCAGCTGATCCGAACGGAGCAGAGACATGACCACTAGCTGCGAGAGCTGCAGCATGCCGATCGAGAGCGGCCGGTACTGCGCGTACTGCGTCGATGCCGACGGCAACCTTCAGGACTTCGACACCCGGTTCGCGTCGATGGTGTCGTGGCAGGAGCGCCGCCACCCGGACGCCTCACGCGAGCAACTCGAGGCGGACACCCTTGCCTACATGGCCACGATGCCGGCCTGGCGCGACCACCCGCGCCTGGCCGACCACCGCTGACCGCTAGACGGCTTGGACGACATCCCAGTGCTCCACGATCTGCTCGCCTTCGAAGCGCCAGATGTCGACGACGGCCTGCCTCGTTCCGGCGGTCGTCATCAAGTAGTGCACGACCACATGGGTGTCGTCGGCGATGACGCGCCGGAGGTCGAGTTGGGCCCCGGCGACGGGCGCTCGGGCGATGAAGTCGATGAAGGCGTCGCGTCCTGACGGGTTGCCGGGGCTGTGCTCGACGAAGTTCTCGTGCAGGAGCGGGCCCAGCGGTTCGAGGTTGCCGTTGGCAAACTCCTGGAACGCGTGCAGGGTCAGTTCCTTGATCGTCATGCCGACGACGATGAGCCTGCCGCGGCCACGTTGTCGATTACGTCGCTTGTCATTGCCCCGGCGCGCGATACTCGGAGGGTGAGCGAAGACAGACCGGTCGGCGAACTGCTGCGGGAGTGGCGACGCCGGCGGAAGCTGAGCCAGCTCGACCTCGCGATCCAGGCGGACGTGTCGCCGCGGCACGTGAGCTTCGTGGAGACCGGGCGGACGATCCCGAGCAGTGCGATGGTCCTGCATCTCGCCGAGCAGCTCGCAGTCCCACTGCGGGAGCGCAACCGGCTGCTGATCGCGGCCGGGCACGCCCCGGTATACCGGCAGACACCGCTCGACGATCCGGACATGACGCGGGTCCGCGCGGCCCTCGACCAGCTCGTCCGCGCCCACGCGCCGTACCCCGCCCTGGCCGTCGATCGCCGCTGGAACCTCCTGCTGGCCAATGACTCGTTCAAGGCCCTCCTGGCAGGCGTGGACCCGAAGCTGCTCACGACGCCCATCAACCTGATGCGCCTCGGCCTGCACCCCGACGGCCTGGCATCGCGGATCATCAACCTGCAACAGGTCCGCAGCTACCTGCTCCCACGCCTGGCCCGCCAGGCCGCCGCCTCCGGCGACCCCGAGCTCCACCACCTGTACGACGAACTAGTTGCCTTCGGCCCCATCGACAGCACCCCGCCAGATCCCGCCGACATCGCCCTCACCATTCAGATCCGCCACCGCGGCACCGACCTCACCTTCCTGAACACCATCACGACCTTCGGCACCGCCTTCGACATCACCCTCGAAGAGATCGCGATCGAGACCTACCTCCCCGCAGACGCCACTACGACGGCCTACTTCCGCCGCACCTGACGAAGAGGGCGGAAGGTGCGGCGGAGGTCGTCGGTCCATTCTGTTGGGAGTTCCCAGGGGATGAAGTGGCCGCCGTTGGGGTGGGCGGTGATGTTGACGTGGTTGTACCAGGGGGCGCGGTCGCTGGCCAGGAAGTTGTCGATACGTTGCTGCGGGGTGTGTACGCCGGGCGGGTCCTCGTGGCCGACGAACGTGATCCCGGTCGGGGCTTCGATGGCCGGCGTACGGTCGTGGGACGGTGTCCAGGGGTAGCGGTTGTTGTTGGCGTACGTCCGGATCGAGGTGTCGATCGCGTTCCCGGCCCAGAAGATCGTCGCGTGGGTGAGCAGGTCGTCGTCGGTGAACGCCTTCTCGCTCTCGGCCCACTTCTGCCAGCGTTCCAGGATCCACGCGAGCATGCCGGCCGGCGAGTCCGCGAGACCGAACCCGAGCGTGCTCGGATCCAGCACGTGCACGGCCAGGTGCGACGCGAAGCGGTGCTCGAGCTCGAGGATCCGGGCGTGGATCTCCGGCGGCAGACCGGGCGGGATCGGGTTGCCGCCGCTCAGGTCCCACCCGCGATCGCCGTTGAAGAACGACAGCTTCAGCGCCGACCCGATGTGCATCCCGTACAGCTCATCGGCGTACTTGTGCCCGAGCTGCCCCGTCACCAGCGCGCCGACGTCACATCCGGCGGCGGCGTACTTCGGGTGCCCGAGGATCCCCGTCATCAGCTCGTGCCAGACGTCGGCGATCTTCCAGAAGTTCATGTCCGGCCGGGTCGGCGTCGAGAATCCGAACCCGGGCAGCGACGGCACGATCACGTCGAACGCGTCCGCGGGATCACCGCCGTACGACTCGGGGTCGGCCAGTGGATCGATCACCTTCGACCAGTGCCAGAACGTCCACGGCCAGCCGTGACTCAGGATCAACGGGATCGGGTCCGGACCGACGCCGGGCTTGTGCAGGAAGTGGACCGGTACGTCACCCACGTCGACCCGGTAGTGGTCGTAGGCGTTGATCGCCCGCTCGGCGGCCCGCCAGTCGAAGCCGTCGGCCCAGTATTCGACCAGGGGTTGGAGGCGGGTACGACGTACGCCGTAGAAGCCGTCGTCGTTCCCCGCGTCGCGGGGCCATTTCGTCGTGCGGAGGCGACGTCTGAGGTCGTCGAGGACCTCGTCAGCGACATGGATGGGCGTTGGAATCACGGGGTGTCCTCGGCAAGCTCGGTCAAGCGCTGGAGTACGTCGACGGAGCCCGCGAGCACGGCGCGCTCTTCGGGCGTCAACTGGTCGACGAGTGCGGCCAGTTTCGCGACCCGGTGCGCGTGCCGGGAGCGGACGATCTCCTGACCTGCGCTGGTCAGGGAGATCAGGCTGGCCCGGCCGTCGCTGGGGTCGGGGCGACGTTGGAGGAGACCGTCCTGCTCGAGCTTCGCGACCAGGCTGGTCAGGGCGGGTTGCTTCAGCTGCTCGGTCGGGAGGAGTTCGGTGAGCCGCATCGGACCGGTCCGGTCGAGCGTGTGCAGCACCGACAGGGTCGAGAAGTTGAACCTCCGGACCGACGGCAGCCGGATGAAGATCGTGTTGAAGTCCTCGATGACCGTCGTCAGCCGATCGACATCCATGCGACGACAATATCAATTTTCGATGTATGTTCAAGTCAGTTGCTGAGGGCAACGGATACGGTGAAGGCGGTCTCGCCGGATTTCAGCGTGAGGACGGCGGCGTCCGCGCTGTCCGGGAGCTTGCCCTTGAACGTGATCGTGCCGTGCTCGGTGCCACCGCTCGCGACCTTGCTCGGCCAGTTGCTGCGGCGGGTGTCGGCGCGCAGCGCGGTGCCGTCGGCGGCGGTGAACGTCGCGCCGGCGATCGGGACCGTGACGGGTTCCTTGGCGCCGTTCGCGAGCATCACCTCGACGCGGGTGAAATGGCTCGTGTACGTGACGTTCTCGACCGTGATCGTGACCGCGGCGGAGGGTTTCGCGACGGGCTTGACCAGCCGGTCCGCGCCGGATTCGTTGCCGGTCAGGTAGCCGCCGACGTACTCCGCGCCCCCGGTCAACGCGAACCCGCCGACGCCGACGCCGACGAGCACCACGGCGACCGCGACCAGGATGGATACGTCGAGCCGACCCGGTCGGTGGTCCTTCGGGGCGGCCGCGTCGAGCAGCGCGAGCACCATCGCCACGACCAGCGCGATCCCGGGCGGGACCAGCCATCGCAGTTCGCCACCCGGTCCGTCGGCGAGGAACGTGACGATCAGGTTCACGATCAGCCCGAGAACGACGATCCCTCCGGCGACGATCAGCACGCGCGGCAGCCGCACGGTCCCGACGGCGTCGCCCTCGGCTCCCGCCGTACGACGGTCTGCGTCGGGCTCCACGATCGGACGGCGCTCCGCCTTCGGGCGACGCTCCGCCTTCGGACGGCCTTCCTCGTTGGCGCGCCGGTCGGCGCCGGTACGGCGGTCTGCTCCGGGCAGGCGTTGCTCGGTCTGTGCACGGCTCGGCTCGGGCCAGTTGTCGGGCCGGTTCCAGTTCGGCTCCGCCTGCTCGACCCGCGCCGAGATCTCCCACGGCGTCCGAACCGGCTCCGGGTTGTCCGCCGACGGATACGCCGCCCAGCCCCCGTCACCCGACCGCGACTGGTCTTCAAACCCCCGCACGACACCTGCCGCCCCATACTCACCAGGCTCATATGAGGCGTCATCCTCCTCAGCCTCGTACGCCGGTTCGTCGTACCGCGCGCCGTATTCCTCGCCGTACTGCTCGCCACGGCCGGCGTCCTCCTCGGCCGCCCACGGCTCCTCGGCAGGCGGATACTCAGCCGCGGACCCGTAGTCAGCCGCAGCCGACCCGGAACTCGCAGGCGCCGACGGAGCAGGCACGACCGGCGGAGGCGGCGTGGACGCGGCCGACGGCGTGGACGCGGCTGACAGGGGCTGGGCGGCCGGCGGGGCGGACGCGGCTGGCGGTGGCGCGGCAGGTGCAGGTGGCTCAGGAGCCGCCGCGTACGCCTCGTCCGGCTGAGGGGTGGTCGGGGTGACCGGGTCCGGGAGCGTGGTCTTGTGGAAGGTGAGGACCGACCGTCCGATGTGGACGCGGTCGCCGGTGCTCAGGGGTGTGGGCGCGGTGATGCGGTGGCCGTTGAGGCCGGTCCCGTTGCGGGACTCGTCGTGCAGGGTCCAACCGGAGCCGTCGCGGGCCAGCCGGGCGTGGATGCGGGAGATCTGGTCGTCCGCCTGCAGCCGGATGTCGGCGTTGGAGGCGCGGCCGATGGTGATCGTGTCGGCCTCGGCCGGCAGCGTCCAGCGCTGCTCACCGAGCGACAGCACGAATTCGGTTTCCACTCCCACCCCAGCCGGCGTCATCCTGATCGTGTTCCGTCGCGCCGCTGCCGGCGCGTCGCACCCCGCGGCAGCCAACCCGTCTGCGCGATTCTGCCATCCGCACCCGCCCCAGACCACCGGCAGTACCCACCCACCACCCTCCGCGACAGCCCCCTCACACCCCGGACCGGAGGCTGCGGACCCGCGGTCCCGGATCGTCACAAATCTCAGGATTCGGTCGGCTTTGTCAGCTGTTAGTAGCGATGACAACGCGGTCAGTTGTCGTAAGGGTGCCAACGGCACGGTAGCGCCTTGCTCGGGTGCGATCGCGGACATAGTGTCCCCCCGCGCGATTCATCAGGGTTGGATGAAAAGGGGGAGTTTTTCGCGGTAGCCCGGTGAATAGGCCGGAGGTTCCAGGCGGAGTGGTGCACCGCCTGCAGTCCGGCGAGGCGCAACCCGCCCAAAGCACCGCATTCGCGAAGGGACCAATACCAATGGTCTTGTTCCAGCGTTCTCGAAAGCCTGCCATCGTCCTGGGCCTCACCGGCCTGGCAGCGGCAGCACTCGCCGGATTCGGTACGTCGGCCGCAGGCGCCGCGCCGAGTGCGGCACCCCCGCCCCGGCCCTCGCAGGCGCAGTCGAAGGCGTCCGCCGTCGACTCGGCGTCGTCGCTGGTCGCCGGCCGGCCGAGCGCACTGCACGCCTCGAAGGACGACAAGTTCACCGCGAAGCCGGTGATCTCGGACCCGTCCGGCCTGCAGTACGTCCCGTACGAGCGTTCGTACAAGGGTCTCCCGGTCATCGGTGGTGACTTCGTCGTCGTCACCGACGCCAAGGGAGCCGTGAAATCCACCTCGGTCGCCCAGACCACCGCCGTACCCGACCTGTCCACGACCGCCAAGGTGACGGCCGCGGCCGCGCAGAAGACCGCCACCAAGCTGCTGAAGAAGGTCGATTCGTCGACCACGCCGACGCTCGCGGTCTACGCCCTCGACGGCACCCCGAAGCTCGCCTGGCAGTCCCGTGTCACCGGCCGCAGCGCTTCGGAGCCGTCGAGCCTGAGCGTGTACGTCGACGCGCAGTCCGGCAAGGTGCTCGGTACCAAGGAGCACGTGATGGCCGGCAACGGCACCGCGGCGTACAGCGGACCGAACCCGGTCCACCTGGACACCACGCTGTCCGGCAGCACGTACTCGATGAAGGACCCGAACACCACCAACCAGTCCTGCCAGGACGCGGCGAACAACACCACGTTCTCCGGTCCGGACGACAACTGGGGCAACGGCACGGCGTCCAACAAGGAGACCGGCTGCGTCGACGCGCTGTACACCGCCCAGACCGAGCGGCACATGCTGACCGACTGGCTGGGCCGTAACGGCTTCGACGGCAACGGCGGCGGCTGGCCGATCCGCGTCGGCCTGAACGACGAGAACGCGTACTACGACGGCACGCAGGTGCAGGTCGGTCACAACACGGCCGGTGGCTGGATCGGTTCGCTGGACGTCGTGGGCCACGAGCTGGGCCACGGTATCGACGACCACACCCCGGGCGGCATCTCGGGTTCGGGCACCCAGGAGTTCGTCGCCGACACGTTCGGCGCGGCCACCGAGTTCTACAGCAACCAGGGCTCGGCCTACGACCCGCCGGACTTCTACGTCGGTGAAGAGATCAACCTGGTCGGCAGCGGCCCGATCCGCAACATGTACAACCCGTCCGCGGTCGGCGACCCGAACTGCTACTCGAGCTCGATCCCGGGCGCCGAGGTGCACGCCGCGGCCGGTCCCGGCGACCACTGGTTCGTCCTGCTCTCCATCGGCAGCGGCGGCAACCCGAACGTCCCGACCTGCAACAGCTCGTCGGTGACCGGTCTGGGCATCCAGAAGGCCATCAAGATCATGTACAACGCGATGCTGATGAAGACCAGCAGCAGCTCGTACCTGAAGTACCGGACCTGGACCCTGACCGCGGCCAAGAACCTGTACCCGGGCAGCTGCACCGAGTTCAACACCGTCAAGGCGGCGTGGGACGCGGTCAGCGTTCCGGCCCAGTCGGCCGACCCGACCTGCACCGTTTCGGGTGGCGTCACGGTCAGCAACCCGGGCAACAAGACCGCGACCGTGGGTACGGCGATCTCGCCGTTCACGCTGTCGGCCACCGGTGGCACGGCACCGTACACGTGGTCCGCGACCGGTCTGCCGGCCGGCGTCACCATCGGTTCCTCCACGGGCACCGTGTCCGGTACGCCGACCACCGCCGGCACCTACAACGTGACCGCCACGGCCACCGCGAGTGCCGGAGGATCGGGTAGCGCTTCCTTCACCATCAGCGTGAGCCCTGTCGGCGGCGGTTGCTCCTCGCCGGGGCAGAAGCTCGGCAACCCGGGCTTCGAGACCGGTACGGCGTCGCCGTGGTCGGCCTCGACCGGAGTCATCGACAACACCACCTCCCAGCCCGCCCACGGTGGCTCCTGGAAGGCGTGGCTGGACGGCTACGGCCAGACCCACACCGACACGCTGAGCCAGTCGGTCACGATTCCGGCCGGTTGCGCGGCGACGCTCTCCTTCTACCTGCACATCGATTCTGCGGAGACCACCACGACGACGCAGTACGACAAGCTGACGGTGAAGGCGGGCTCGACCACGCTGGCGACGTACTCGAACCTGAACAAGGCGAGCGGCTACTCGCTCAAGTCGTTCAACCTCTCGTCGTTCGCCGGCCAGACGGTGTCGATCAGCTTCACCGGCACCGAGGACAGCTCCCTGCAGACCTCGTTCGTCATCGACGACACGGGCCTCAACCTGAGCTGACCCTTTGAACGAACCCGGCCGCCGCACCTTCGGGGGTGCGGCGGCCGGCTCACTTCTCCGGCTCATTCGAGAGCCGTGCCCCGCGCAGATCAGCATCACGAAGATTGGCCCGACTGAGGTTCACGTCGCTCAGATCCAGCCCGCGAAGGTCAGCGCCGCTGAGATCCGCGCCGCTGAGATCGGCGCCGCTCAGCAGCGATCGCGCCGGTCCGGATGATTCGCCTTGTGCTGCCGATCCGGCCTTCGGCCCGGAGACTGCCAGACCCTCGGTGTCTTTTGCCGGATCGAGCCCTGCACGAAGGACCAAGCCGACGGCGACCGCCAGCATGAGTCCAAGCGCGATAGCGGCACCGATCGCGCCCTGCCAGGCGCTGGCTGCGGCAAGCACCGCGAGAGCCAGCACGGGCATCGCCCAAACGGTCAGTCGCCCCGCTCCCATCACACACTCCTTCCGGCTCGACCACAGCATCCCAAGGCGGATTGGTCCGGCGTGCCCGCCTCGCCGACCCCTGGATCAGGAACCACCGCCGGGACATACTGACAGTAATCATGGGGCGGGGAGGTCGATGATGACGTTTCGTAAGCCGACTGCGCTGGCAGTACTGATCCTGCGCCTCGGCCTAACGACACAGCACCCGAATCCGGAGGCTGCAGGGGTTGGCAAGCTGGGCTCGTCCCGCAGGTGCGAAGAGTGCAAGAGGCCGACGCTGAAGTTCAACGAGCGGACGAGCGTCTGGTATTGCACGAGCTGCGGCTGGGAGAAGCCGCAGGGCGACCGCTGATGGCAGCTGGGCTCCCCGGGGCCACGACCTCGGTTGGCTCGCAGATCGGGCGGTACTTCAGCCTGGCGTCTCTGTTGCCGTCCCTCCTGTTCGTCACCTGGATCGTTGCTCTGCAGGGCGCGGTCAACCAGCCGCTCGGCAAGTTCAGCCTCACCGGCTTGAAAACGGCCTTGTCCGACTGGAGTCCGACCAAGATCGGTCTGGTGGTCGGCGCCGCACTAGTGCTGGGCTTCGCCGTTCATCCGTTGATGTACGCAACGACGCAGCTGCTCGAGGGGTACTGGGGTCCGCGGCCGTTCGCTGTTCGGTTGGCGACGATGCTGGCACTGCGGCACCGCGGCCGGCAGCTTCGCCTGGAGCACCGCGCTGCTGATCTAGAGGTGCAGGCCGACGACCAGCTCGACGAGATCATCCTGTCGCGGATGCCTCATAAGGACCGGACGGGCCTGTCCGACGAGCAGCTTAGGACGGTCCTCGCAGACAAGCGGGAGACGGAGCGCCTGCTGCCAAGCGGCGCAGCGGTGTATGGACTGATCATGGCCAGGGAGGCGATCCAGAAGGTTCTAGACAGCTCGATGCCGAAGGCTGCGGACCGGATGCTGCCGACCCGCCTCGGGAACGTCCTGCGCAGAATCGAGGACAGCGTTGGGCAGAGCTACGAGCTCCCGTTGGTTCGCATCGCACCGCACCTGACGATGGTGGCAGCTCCTAACCGGGCCGCGTACATCAACGACACCCGCGAACAGATGGATATTGCGATCCGCTTGACCTTCTACGGCCTGGCTGCGGCGGTTGTGACGACTGTGTGGATGCTCGGTTCCGGATGGTGGCTCTTCCTGGGGTTGCTGCCGTATGCGTTCGCATACATCGCCTATCGCGGTGCCATCGCCGCTGCGAGCGCCTGGGGCGCTGCTGTCAAGACGGCCATGGATCTTGATCGGTTTGCCTTGTATGACGCCATCCATGTCGACTGGCCGACCGACACCAGGGCCGAACGTAGGCGGAACGAGAAGCTGATGAACGCACTGCTGGGCACGCCGGGAGCTTCTGTCACCTACGTCCGGCCCAAGAAGCCCTAGTTGAGGCTCATGCGCGGTTCGCCGTTGACCAGGCCGGTGCCGGCGATGGTGCAGGTGCCGCCGCGGTTCTGGGTGTAGGTCTGGCGGACGCAGTTGCGGAGCGCGAGCTGGGCCCAGTAGTTGGGGTGCAGGGACTCCTGGATGAAGTAGTCCGAGCCGACCGTGGTGACGGTGCGGATCTGGTTGATCCACTCGGTCCTGTCGACCGCGGTGGGCTGGGTCCAGGAGGTGAGGCCGACTTCCTCGTAGAGGCCGACTGTCTTCTCACACAGCCGGCGGCCGTTGAAGGCGGACTGGAGTTCGAGCAGGCGCGCGTTGGTCAGGCCGGATTGGCCGATCGCGGCGCGGACGGTGTTGTTGATGGTGACGAGCGCGGTCGCGTTGGCCCAGTCGGCGTCGGCGTTCCAGAAGCCGCAGCCACCGGTGCTCTGCCGGGTGAACCCGCTCTGGCTGTACCGGAACCCGCTGGCCGCCGGGATCGGCGACGGATACGTCTGTACGACGAGGCTCCATGCGGTGTCGCCGTACCCGGCGTTGCGCATCGCGGTGCGGACGTTCTGGAACGCGGTCGCGATCCTGGCGCGGACCGTGGTGATGTTGGCGGAGGTGAAGTTGGCGACGACGGACGAGTCGTCCTTGCAGTAGTCGGGATCCCAGGACGGCGACAGCAGGAAGTCCTGCACGCACTGGGTGACGATCGACGCGAAGTTGAAGTCGTTGCCGCCGATCGAGACGACGACCTGCTTCACGTTGTGGCCGGCAGCGAACTGCTGCAGCATCTTCGCCTGGCCGAGGTTTCCGGCGCCGTCGTCGTAGAAGTCGATGCCGGGCTTGAAGTAGTCGCCGGTAGCGGTCGTGGTCTTCGCGCCGGAGCAGGCCAGGTTGAGCCCGCCGACGCCGCCGCCGATGTACGCCTCGGCGGACTGGCTGCGGTGGCAGCGCGGGATCTGTTCGGCGGTGTGGCTCGCGTTGTCGTGGTAGGCGTGCGCACCGAGCGCGTCGGCCGGTGCCTCGGAGTCGTTCGAGCTACCGGCCCAGCGACCGGCTTCACCCGAGATGTAGGAATCCCCAACGGTGACGACGTACGGCGTACCCGAACCGGGACCGTCGGCGTGCGCCGGGGGAGCGACCAGGCCGAGCCCGGTCAGGGAGAGTAGGAGGATTGCTGCGGACACTCGACGACTTCTCGGAAGAGTTCTCACCCGGAAGGCCTCTCTCGCCGGAGTTCGGTGATCTCAGGACCCCCACCAGACCACCGTCGGCGTCAAGGTACTCCCGGGTAACCCGCACCGGTAGACCGAGCGTACTGACACGTTTGCGCCCTGTCACCACCGTGTCAGCTCGCCCAGTCACTTCGAGAGGTCAGCCGGGGAGGTTGAGTTCCTCCGGCCAGCGCTGCTGCCACCACGCGCGCCAGCGGCTCTCCAGCTCCGCGCGATCGGCGTCGCCGTACATGGACAGGATCGCCATCGTGGCGCCGTCCGGCTTCTCGTCGCCGGGTGGGATGTGGCTCAGCACGAGCAGACCGTTGCCCCAAGCA carries:
- a CDS encoding M4 family metallopeptidase; protein product: MVLFQRSRKPAIVLGLTGLAAAALAGFGTSAAGAAPSAAPPPRPSQAQSKASAVDSASSLVAGRPSALHASKDDKFTAKPVISDPSGLQYVPYERSYKGLPVIGGDFVVVTDAKGAVKSTSVAQTTAVPDLSTTAKVTAAAAQKTATKLLKKVDSSTTPTLAVYALDGTPKLAWQSRVTGRSASEPSSLSVYVDAQSGKVLGTKEHVMAGNGTAAYSGPNPVHLDTTLSGSTYSMKDPNTTNQSCQDAANNTTFSGPDDNWGNGTASNKETGCVDALYTAQTERHMLTDWLGRNGFDGNGGGWPIRVGLNDENAYYDGTQVQVGHNTAGGWIGSLDVVGHELGHGIDDHTPGGISGSGTQEFVADTFGAATEFYSNQGSAYDPPDFYVGEEINLVGSGPIRNMYNPSAVGDPNCYSSSIPGAEVHAAAGPGDHWFVLLSIGSGGNPNVPTCNSSSVTGLGIQKAIKIMYNAMLMKTSSSSYLKYRTWTLTAAKNLYPGSCTEFNTVKAAWDAVSVPAQSADPTCTVSGGVTVSNPGNKTATVGTAISPFTLSATGGTAPYTWSATGLPAGVTIGSSTGTVSGTPTTAGTYNVTATATASAGGSGSASFTISVSPVGGGCSSPGQKLGNPGFETGTASPWSASTGVIDNTTSQPAHGGSWKAWLDGYGQTHTDTLSQSVTIPAGCAATLSFYLHIDSAETTTTTQYDKLTVKAGSTTLATYSNLNKASGYSLKSFNLSSFAGQTVSISFTGTEDSSLQTSFVIDDTGLNLS
- a CDS encoding pentapeptide repeat-containing protein, with translation MPVLALAVLAAASAWQGAIGAAIALGLMLAVAVGLVLRAGLDPAKDTEGLAVSGPKAGSAAQGESSGPARSLLSGADLSGADLSGADLRGLDLSDVNLSRANLRDADLRGARLSNEPEK